The genomic interval GAGGTTGAAGGCGACATTGCTGAAACCGAAGCTGCAGAACTGAAGCAGCAGGAAGCGGATCAAATCAGCGAGGGCGGCATCGCGCCGCCAGCAGAAGACATTGCTGCAGAGGAAGCGGCGGTCGCCGAGGGCTCGACTGCGGAAGACGCCGAGCTGAAACAGCAGGAAGCGGATCAGGTTAGCGAGGGCAGTATTGCGCCCCCTGCCGAAGACATTCCGGCGGATGAAGCGGCGAGTGTCGAAAGCCCGGCAGAGGCCGATACCGAGTTGAAGCAGCAGGAATCCGACGAAATCAGCGAGGGTGGTATCGCGCCGCCAGCCGCGGATGTTGAGGCTGAGGAAAAGCCGGCTGCGCGGATAGTGCCGCTCGTGGTGCCTGAGCCCAAGGGTTAGGCGCTTGCCATAGAGCGGCGGGTGCGGATAGGTCATTGCCGGACATGGAATTTGTCCGTTGGGAATGGTTGGGTAGATGATCTCGCAGAAAGCCAAATACGCCTTGCGTGCGCTGGTTTCCCTCGCGCGCACCGGCCGCGGTCACACCATGATGATCGGCGAGATTTCCAAGGAACAGGCAATCCCCAAGAAATTCCTCGAACAGATCCTGCTTGAGCTGAAACGCGCCGGCTTCGTCGCCAGCCGTCGCGGTCGGGCCGGGGGCTATGAGCTGCTCAAGGACCCCGAGCACATCATGTATGGCGAGGTGTTGCGGCTGATCGACGGGCCCATCGCGCCGCTGCCCTGCCTCTCCAAGATCGCCTACCGGAAATGCGAAGATTGCCGCGAGGAAGCGGCCTGCGAAATCCGCCACGTGTTTGAGCGGGTGACGCTGGCCACGCGCGAAGTGCTGGACCAGACCAGCCTTGCGGCTTCGCTCCGTCTAGAGGATCTGGCGATTTGACGAAGACGTATGAAGGCGGTTGCCTGTGTGGCGCGATCCGGTTTGTCGCGACCGGTGCACCAGCCAATCCACACAATTGCTCATGCCGGTACTGCCAGCAGCATAGCGGTGCCGTCAGTTTGCCCTGGGTCGAGTTTGCGCGTGACAACGTGCAATGGACCGGCAGTGGCGGGATGCCCGCGACCTACCGGTCGTCGGACTATTCCAGCCGGGCCTTTTGCCGCGACTGCGGCAGTTCCATCGGCGCGATTGACGACGAGCCCACTGTGGCGCTGCTCGTCGGCATTTTCGATGATCCAACGGCCGCCGAACTCGCGCCGACCAGCCATTCCTTTGAGGATGGCTTGCCGGATTGGGCGCGTCAGTAACTAGCCGAAGACAACCGTCTTGCGACCGTTCAGCATCACCCGGCTTTCGAGGTGCAGCTTGACGGCGCGGGCCAGCACGCGGCTTTCGATGTCCCGGCCAGCGGCCACCAGATCGTCGGGGCTCATGGCATGAGTCACGCGGGCAGTTTCCTGCTCGATGATCGGACCTTCATCAAGATCAGGCGTCACATAGTGTGCCGTCGCACCGATGATCTTGACGCCACGCTCATGGG from Devosia sp. 2618 carries:
- a CDS encoding Rrf2 family transcriptional regulator, producing the protein MISQKAKYALRALVSLARTGRGHTMMIGEISKEQAIPKKFLEQILLELKRAGFVASRRGRAGGYELLKDPEHIMYGEVLRLIDGPIAPLPCLSKIAYRKCEDCREEAACEIRHVFERVTLATREVLDQTSLAASLRLEDLAI
- a CDS encoding GFA family protein, which encodes MTKTYEGGCLCGAIRFVATGAPANPHNCSCRYCQQHSGAVSLPWVEFARDNVQWTGSGGMPATYRSSDYSSRAFCRDCGSSIGAIDDEPTVALLVGIFDDPTAAELAPTSHSFEDGLPDWARQ